The Eikenella corrodens genome segment TGTTCCCGATTACGCGCTGGCCAAAATCCCCCAACGCTTCTATTCGCTCCCCCGCGCCGACGGCAGCCGCAGCAGCGGGCTGGGATTGAGCTTCACCACCGAAATCATGCGCCTGCACCACGGCCGCCTGATGCTCGCCAACCGAGAAAACGGCGTGGAAGCGCGGCTGGTGTTCCCCGATGTAAAAGAGGCTACCTGAAACGCAGCGCCGCTCAAGTTTCAGGTAGCCTGCCAGCATTGCGTTATCCCATTCCGCCTGCTGCCGGAAACAGCCCATCTGTTTTGCACCCGTGTATAATCACGCTTCGCACAAAACCAATCTTTCCAACCCATTACGGCTGAAGCAATGTTCCTCCTGCCGGGTAGTAGTGCCGGCGGGAGAAAATAAGCGCTTTAGCCCTATAGGAGCAAACACATCATGACCTTAGCCTACTGGTGCATCTTCTTCGCCATTTTCCTGCCCATTTTCTGCGCCGCCTATGCCAAATACCGCGCCGGCTTTTCACCGGCCGACAACCACAATCCGCGCGCCTTCCTGGCCCGCGCCCAAGGCAAGGCCGCGCGCGCCGATGCGGCACAGCAAAACAGCTACGAAATCTTCCCGCCGTTTGCTGCCGCCGTGATCATCGCCCACGTCACCGGCAATGCCGCCCAGTTCACCATCAATTTCTGGGCGCTGCTCTTCGTGGCCAGCCGCATCGGCTTTATCTATTGTTACATCAGCGATAAAGCCACGCTGCGTTCGGCCATGTTCGGTGTGAACCTGCTGTGCATCGTGGCTTTGTTTATTGCCGCCATTTGATTTTCAGGTAGCCTCATGGGACACCCCGTTAAGGTTTTGTTCGTTTGCCTGGGCAATATCTGCCGCTCGCCGATGGCCGAATACCTCTGCCGCAACATGGCGGCCGCCCGCGGCCTGCCGGTGCACACCGCCAGCGCGGGCACATCCGGCTGGCACGACGGCGAAGGCATGCATTGCGGCAGCCTGGAAGTCCTCTCCGACGAAGGCATCGACAGCAGCGGCTTTGTGAGCCGCCGCGTGCGCGCGCAGGATTTGGCCGATTTCGACTACCTGCTGGCCATGGACGACGACAACCTGGTCGAACTGGAACAACGCTTCGGCCGCCACCCCGGCAAAATCTTCAAGATAACCGACCTTCTGCCCGATAGCGGCTACAGTCACGTTCCCGACCCGTGGTACACCGGCAATTTCAACGAAACCCGCCGTATCCTCACCGCCTGCTGCTCTGCGCTGCTGGGTAAGATTGAAAAAGATTTGGCCTGCCGGCCGTAGCCCAGCAAATGCTAAAAGGCTACCTGAAAGTTTTTCAGGTAGCCTTTTCCTGCTTTTCCAGCCGACGGTAGGCAGCTTCCACTTCCTTCACCGACAAGGGCGCGCCGCAGCGGATGCATTTCGTGATAAATGGCGATACACCGCGCGAGGTGGAAATTTCGCGGCCGGTACCTGAAAATTGTTTTCCACATTTTCAGGTAGCCTTTCACTGCCGTATTCAAGCCCTACCACTCAAACGGCAGCCCGAGCTCCTCGGCCAAGCGGCGCATTTCGTCCAGCGTTTTGGGCAGGATGGGGATGCCGCTTTGTTTGCGTTCGCGACAGCATTCGGCTTCTTTTTCGCCGTGGATGTAAATCCGCTCTTGGCCGGCGGCTTTCGCCGATTCGCGCAGCTCTTGCAGGTAGGCGCTGAAATGGCTGCGAATGGCTTGGGCATCGCCGAAGATTTCCGGGTTGAAGGCGGCGAAATGATGGCAGATGCCGGCATGGCCGTTTTTCATGGTGTGGTTGGACGTGGTGCCTTGCGAGAGGCAGGCGGAGAAGAATTCCACCAGCACGGCGTAGCCGTAGCCTTTGTGGCTGCCGAACAGCTCGCTGCTGCCGCCCAAGGGATACATGCCGCCGCCCAAGCCTTGACGCACGCATTCCACAATAATCTGCGGGTCGGTTTCGTCCACGCCCTGGCTGTTAATTGCCCAGCCCAGCGGGGCGGTTAGGCCTTTTTTGAGATATACCTCGGGCTTGCCGAAGGCAACCACAGAGGTGGCGGCATCGAGGCTGAAATCGGTCGGGCTGGCGGGAATGGCCACGGCGATGGGGTTGGTGCCCATCATCGGGGTGCGGCCGTAGGTGGGCACCACGATGGGGAAGGAGTTGGTCATGGAAATGCCCACCAGGCCTTGGCTGGCGGCCATGCTGCTGTAGTAGGCGGCGATGCCGTAGTGGTTGGAATTGCGCACCGACACCATACCGATGCCGCTTTGTTTGGCCTTGTCGATGGCAATCTGCATGGCGTAGCGGGCAACGAGCTGCCCCATGGCTGCGTGGCCGTCCACCACGGCTGATACGGGCGTTTCAAACACGGTTTCCGGTTGGGCGCCGATGCGCACGAAGCCGCCGTTGATGTGCTGGCGGTACATTTCCAGCCGCTGCGAGCCGTGCGTGTCGACGCCGCAGAGGTCGGCAGCCATCAACACGTCGGTAATCTGCGCCGCTTCGTCCGGCACGAAGCCGTATGCCTTGAAGGCAGCTTCGGTAAACGCGCGTAGGGCTGCGGCATCAATTTTTTTAATCGTTTGCATTGCTTATCCTCCTCCGCTTCTGCGGCAACAAAAAACCGGATCCGGCCTGATGTGTTTTGCCTGCCCGCTGCAGTGGAGGCAGGCTGATTATTCATTGTTATATTGTCATTTTCATCCTAAACGGCAGAGCATGCAAGCCCTATGGAAATAGCGGCGCTGCGAAGCCGCCTGCGCGGCATATTAGCTGCGTTGAAGCTTTGTTTTCAGGTAGCCTTTAATCTATAAACAAGCCCGGTTTGGTAATATGCATCCTTGAAAGAGTTGGCAAAAAAGAATATGCTGCGCCCACAGCATCGATCGAATGCTGTTTATGTTATTGGAAGTGGGCCGCCAGCCCCCGCACAATTCTTAGGAGAACCAACGAAATGGCTAAAAATCTGAACGTTTTCGACCGCGAATACGGTCTGCTCATCAACGGCGAGTGGACAAAGCCCGGCAATCTGCTGGAATCGCACAACCCCGCCAACGGCGAGCTCTTGGCTAAATTCACCGATGCCACCGACGCCGACGTAGATGCCGCCGTGGCCGCTGCACAGGCTGCATTTAAAACCTGGCGCAAAACCACCGCTGCCGAGCGCGCCGCCCTTCTGAACAAAATTGCCGATGTGATTGATGAGAATGCCGAACTCTTCGCCCTGCAGGAAACGCTCGACAACGGCAAACCCATCCGCGAAACCCGCGCTGCCGATATTCCGTTGGCCTCCGACCACTTCCGCTATTTCGCCAGCGTGATCCGCGGCGAGGAAGGCACGGCCAACCAACTGGACGAAGAAGACCTCTCCATCGTATTGCGCGAGCCCATCGGCGTGGTTGGCCAAATCATTCCGTGGAACTTCCCCTTCCTCATGGCCGCTTGGAAAATTGCTCCTGCACTGGCCGCTGGCTGCACCATCGTTATCCACCCCTCTTCCAGCACCTCTCTGAGCTTGCTCTCCTTTGCCCAAAAAGTGAACCACCTGCTGCCCAAAGGCGTGCTCAACGTGATTACCGGTAAAGGCAGCAAATCCGGCGAATACATGCTGCACCACAAAGGCTTCAACAAACTTGCTTTCACCGGCTCTACCGAAGTGGGCCGCCGCGTGGGCATCGCTGCTGCCGAGCTGCTGATTCCTTCCACTCTGGAATTGGGCGGCAAATCTGCCAACATCTTCTTCGACGACATGCCTTTCGACAAAGCCTTGGAAGGCGCGCAAAAAGGTATTTTGTTCAACCAAGGCCAAGTGTGCTGTGCCGGTTCGCGCATTTTCGTGCAGGAAGGCATTTACGACAAATTCGTAGCCGCACTGTCTGAAGAGTTTAAGAAAGTGAAAGTCGGCTTGCCTTGGGAAGACGATACCCAGATGGGCGCACAAGTGAACGCCGGTCAGCTCAACACCATTCTGAAGTATGTGCAAATTGGCGAACAAGAAGGCTGCCGCATCATCACCGGCGGTAAAAAAGTGGAAGGCGCATTGGGCAAAGGCGAATTTGTTGAGCCCACCCTGATTGCTGCCGACAGCAACAACAGCCGCATCGCCCAAGAAGAAATCTTCGGCCCGGTGGCTACCGTGATTAAATTCAAAACCGAAGAAGAAGTTATCCAGCTGGCCAACGACAGCGAATACGGCCTCGGCGGCGGCGTGTGGACGCGCGACATCAACCGCGCCCTGCGCGTATCCCGCGCTCTGGAAACCGGCCGCGTATGGGTGAACTGCTACAACCGCCTGCCTGCCGGTGCCCCCTTCGGCGGCTACAAAACTTCCGGCATCGGCCGCGAAACCCACAAAATGATGCTCGAAGCCTATACCCAGGTGAAAAACATCTACATCAGCACCCGCGAAGAGCGCGAAGGCATGTATTAATTTAATTACTTTGCCTGATTGCAATGCACAAGCTGCCGGTATGCCCGGCAGCTTTTTTTGTGTGATCGATGGGCGTTGCCATGTTGATAGGCTATCTGCGTGTTTTAAGATTTTCAGGTAGCCTTTGCGCAACATTCCCCCATTTGCAGGCTACCTGAAATAGCGTAAATCCGGTATTGATAGCGAATTTAATTGAATTTCGCTTGAAGGTGTTAAGCCGTAGGCAGACAGCAGCCGCCACTCCCGCCCCGCTTCGTCTATAATCCCACCCCATCCCCATTCCGCAAAGGCTACCTGAAATGACCTTCCCCAAGCTTCTCGTCCCCATCGTTGCCGCGCTGCTGCTTGCCGCCTGCGGTGCCACTTTCGCGCCGCAGGATTTGCCGCATTTGGCAGCGGGCGAGAGCCGCCGTTTCAAGCTGGAGCGGCTGGATGAAACCGGCACGGCGGAGCAGGTGTCGCTGTTGGTGGTGCAGGGCGAGGCGGGCGGGCAGTCGCGCTGGATTCAGACCGATGCGTTCGGTGCGCCGCTGGCGCGCTTGCTGGCCACACAGAGCGGCTGGCGGCGCGACGGTTTTGTGCCGCCGAACCATGCCGCGCAGGCGGTGTTCACGGCGATGTTCCCGCTGTTGGAAAACGGTTTTTCAGACGGCCGGCCGCGCGAGTTGGAAGGCGGCGGGGCGAAATGGCGGCTGACGCCTTTGGGAGAAAACGATGAATAAGGCACGGGCATACCTCGGCCGGCCGGGTTTGGTGTCGGCTTTGGGCAGCAGTTTGGCGGAGCATTTGGATGGCCTGTTGAGGCCGTCTGAAAACAGCCCGCTCACGTTTTCCACCGAATGGGTGAAGGGCAAAAACCGTGCTTTCGGCGCGGTAAACCGGCCGTTGCGCCCGTTTCCCGACAATCTGCCCGCCGAACACCGCAGCCGCAACAATCAATTGCTGTGGGACGCTTTGGCGCAAATCGAGCTGCAGATTCAGGCAGCCCTCAGCCGCTACGGCGCGGACAGAATCGGCGTGGTCATCGGCACGTCGGTGGGTGGGGCGGACGAAAATATCCCGCTGTTCCAACACGTTGCCAACGGCGGCGGCTGGGCGGACATTCCGTTCAAACAGCAGGCGCAACTGCTTTCCTCGCCCGCCGATTTTGCCGCGGCAGCGTACGGCTTGCGGGGCGCGTGCTACGGCGTGTCCACCGCCTGCACCTCCGGCGCGCGGGCGCTCATCAGCGCGGCGCGGCTGCTGCGGCTGGGTGTGTGCGACGCGGTGTTGTGCGGCGGTGTGGACACGCTCTCGCCGCTCACCATCAACGGTTTCGCCTCGCTCGAAGTGCTGTCCGACGGCATTGCCAACCCGTTTTCGCGCAACCGCAACGGCATCAACATCGGCGAAGCCGCCGCCGTGTTCGTGATGACCCGCGAAGATAACGGCGACGCCCTGCCGCTCTTGGGCTACGGCGCCAGCAGCGACGCGCACCATATGTCTTCCCCCCGCCCCGACGGCCTCGGTGCGGCACAGGCTTTTCAGGTAGCCTTAAACCACGCCGAATTGCCGCCCGAAAGCATCGGTTGGATTAATCTGCACGGCACCGGCACGCTGCTCAACGACGGCATGGAAAGCCGTGCCGTGGCCGAAGTATTCGGCAGCCAAACCGCCGCCACTTCCACCAAACCGCTCACCGGCCACACCCTCGGCGCGGCCGGCGCGCTCGAAGCCGCCTTCGTATGGGGCATCGCAAGCCGCCGCGACAACCCGGAAGGCAACCTGCCGCCCCAACTGTGGGACGGCCAAACCGACCCCGAACTGCCCTCAATCGCGCTCACCGTTTCAGGTAGCCAGTGGCCACAGGGGCGGCGCATCGGCGCAAGTTCGTCGTTTGCCTTCGGCGGCAACAACAGCGTCCTCATCATCGGAGAAGAACATGCCCCAATGTCCGATTAAACAACCCGCCGCCCTCCTGCCGCACAGCGGCCGCATGGTGCTGCTGGACGAAGTTTTATCCTATGACAACAACAGCCTGCACGCCGTCTGCACCATCTGGCCCGACTGCATCCTGCTCCCCGACGGCGCAAATGCCCTGCCCGGCTGGCTCGGCATGGAAATCATGGCGCAAGGCGTGGGCGCATGGGCGGGCGCGCATGCGCTGGACGCCGGCCGCCCCGTGCAGCTCGGCTTCCTGCTCGGTACCCGCAAGCTCACCTTTGGGCTACCTGAAATCCCCGTCGGCATCGTGCTCGATGTGCAAATCAACCTGTCCTGGCAAGACAACGCCACCAATATGGGCGTGTTCGACTGCACCCTCACCTGCCGCACCCCGCCCCCCGGCAGCGACGACCCCGCTCCCGGCACGCCGCTCCTCTCCGGCGCGCTCAACGTATTCAGCCCCACCAGCCGCGAGGCTTTGGACGCGATTTTAGGCAGATAAGTTTCAGGTAGCCTTGAGGCCGTCTGAAAGGCTACCTGAAAACATGGTTTGCCACGAAGCTGCAACATGAATGAAGCAAAGCGGGCTTAAAGCCCGCCGTTGGCACTGCCGTATCCACTCTTTCAGACGGCCTCAAAACTCTCCAAGGCTACCTGAAACCCACGCTTGCCAACATGCCTACTCCCCCGCATCAGAACACATCCATGGAAACGTATTTCTACAATAAAAACATCAACCTCATCGAAGTCCAGCCCGCATTTATCCGCACCGCCATGCGGCAGGCCAAGCGTTACCGTTGCGGCATTCGGATTTTGAGCCGGCCGACGGTTGCCATCAACCCGACACCCGCACCGAAACACGCTGTGGTGGATTTTGCCGATTTGGCCGCCTATCCCGAACTGCCGCATCTCCAAATCGAACACGATCTTGAATCGCCCGAATTCATCAATACGGATGCCCTATACCGCTTCGAGCAATTGGAAACCCTGGTCATCGAACAGCCAATCGACATCGACCTCTCCCAACTGCTCGCCCTCAAAGATTTAAGGATGGACTACAACAAAAAAATCCGAAATATCGGGCAATGCACCCGCTTGGAGCGTTTATACCTATGGTCTTACAAAGGCAAAGACTTAACTGAATTCCAAAACCTGACGCGGCTGAAAGATTTATTGCTGGTGCGCCCCTCCGTGTGCACATTAAACGGCATCGAAAACCTCACCGCCTTGGAAACAATCGACATCAGCTATGCCCGCAGCCTGAACGACATATCTGCCCTGCACCGGCTGCAAGCAATACACCAAGTCAGAAATATTGGGCTGCCGGAAAAATTTCATGACGAGGGGTTTGAGCAGAAATAGAAAGTAAAAAAATGGCGGGATAGTAGTTCGGATGATTAGTTTTCAGATAGCCTTAAGCATTTAAAGGCTACCTGAAAACGTGAACAGGAAGTTAGTGAGGCAATGCCAACTAACGGTGCGTATGCGCCGTGGGTTGGCATTGCCTCACTGATATTTTGTATTTGTTTGCGCCCACTTTTAGCAACAGTGTTTAGCGGGTTTTCAGGTAGCCTTTCATCATTGATTCTTCATTTTGTCTTGTCACATACAAGCTGGCACTGCCTTTTGACAGTGTGGGAAATCGGCTTCCTTCGGAAGCCTTATCTTCTTCTCTTCGAGAGCTAAGAAAAGCAAGGTGGTTGCGCTTTCAGGT includes the following:
- a CDS encoding aldehyde dehydrogenase family protein, translated to MAKNLNVFDREYGLLINGEWTKPGNLLESHNPANGELLAKFTDATDADVDAAVAAAQAAFKTWRKTTAAERAALLNKIADVIDENAELFALQETLDNGKPIRETRAADIPLASDHFRYFASVIRGEEGTANQLDEEDLSIVLREPIGVVGQIIPWNFPFLMAAWKIAPALAAGCTIVIHPSSSTSLSLLSFAQKVNHLLPKGVLNVITGKGSKSGEYMLHHKGFNKLAFTGSTEVGRRVGIAAAELLIPSTLELGGKSANIFFDDMPFDKALEGAQKGILFNQGQVCCAGSRIFVQEGIYDKFVAALSEEFKKVKVGLPWEDDTQMGAQVNAGQLNTILKYVQIGEQEGCRIITGGKKVEGALGKGEFVEPTLIAADSNNSRIAQEEIFGPVATVIKFKTEEEVIQLANDSEYGLGGGVWTRDINRALRVSRALETGRVWVNCYNRLPAGAPFGGYKTSGIGRETHKMMLEAYTQVKNIYISTREEREGMY
- a CDS encoding beta-ketoacyl-ACP synthase; this encodes MNKARAYLGRPGLVSALGSSLAEHLDGLLRPSENSPLTFSTEWVKGKNRAFGAVNRPLRPFPDNLPAEHRSRNNQLLWDALAQIELQIQAALSRYGADRIGVVIGTSVGGADENIPLFQHVANGGGWADIPFKQQAQLLSSPADFAAAAYGLRGACYGVSTACTSGARALISAARLLRLGVCDAVLCGGVDTLSPLTINGFASLEVLSDGIANPFSRNRNGINIGEAAAVFVMTREDNGDALPLLGYGASSDAHHMSSPRPDGLGAAQAFQVALNHAELPPESIGWINLHGTGTLLNDGMESRAVAEVFGSQTAATSTKPLTGHTLGAAGALEAAFVWGIASRRDNPEGNLPPQLWDGQTDPELPSIALTVSGSQWPQGRRIGASSSFAFGGNNSVLIIGEEHAPMSD
- a CDS encoding leucine-rich repeat domain-containing protein encodes the protein METYFYNKNINLIEVQPAFIRTAMRQAKRYRCGIRILSRPTVAINPTPAPKHAVVDFADLAAYPELPHLQIEHDLESPEFINTDALYRFEQLETLVIEQPIDIDLSQLLALKDLRMDYNKKIRNIGQCTRLERLYLWSYKGKDLTEFQNLTRLKDLLLVRPSVCTLNGIENLTALETIDISYARSLNDISALHRLQAIHQVRNIGLPEKFHDEGFEQK
- a CDS encoding ApeP family dehydratase, yielding MPQCPIKQPAALLPHSGRMVLLDEVLSYDNNSLHAVCTIWPDCILLPDGANALPGWLGMEIMAQGVGAWAGAHALDAGRPVQLGFLLGTRKLTFGLPEIPVGIVLDVQINLSWQDNATNMGVFDCTLTCRTPPPGSDDPAPGTPLLSGALNVFSPTSREALDAILGR
- a CDS encoding Ldh family oxidoreductase codes for the protein MQTIKKIDAAALRAFTEAAFKAYGFVPDEAAQITDVLMAADLCGVDTHGSQRLEMYRQHINGGFVRIGAQPETVFETPVSAVVDGHAAMGQLVARYAMQIAIDKAKQSGIGMVSVRNSNHYGIAAYYSSMAASQGLVGISMTNSFPIVVPTYGRTPMMGTNPIAVAIPASPTDFSLDAATSVVAFGKPEVYLKKGLTAPLGWAINSQGVDETDPQIIVECVRQGLGGGMYPLGGSSELFGSHKGYGYAVLVEFFSACLSQGTTSNHTMKNGHAGICHHFAAFNPEIFGDAQAIRSHFSAYLQELRESAKAAGQERIYIHGEKEAECCRERKQSGIPILPKTLDEMRRLAEELGLPFEW
- a CDS encoding low molecular weight protein-tyrosine-phosphatase; this translates as MGHPVKVLFVCLGNICRSPMAEYLCRNMAAARGLPVHTASAGTSGWHDGEGMHCGSLEVLSDEGIDSSGFVSRRVRAQDLADFDYLLAMDDDNLVELEQRFGRHPGKIFKITDLLPDSGYSHVPDPWYTGNFNETRRILTACCSALLGKIEKDLACRP
- a CDS encoding MAPEG family protein; its protein translation is MTLAYWCIFFAIFLPIFCAAYAKYRAGFSPADNHNPRAFLARAQGKAARADAAQQNSYEIFPPFAAAVIIAHVTGNAAQFTINFWALLFVASRIGFIYCYISDKATLRSAMFGVNLLCIVALFIAAI